Part of the Corynebacterium canis genome is shown below.
CATCGACGGCATCGAACACAGATGTGGAGACGGGATTGCCGGAAAGGGCCTCGAAGGTGGCGGCTCCAACGAACTTCAGCGCGGTGGGCGTCGGCACCACGTGCACGCGGTGTCCTTGTTCAGTAAACAGCCGCACGAGGTGGCATGCCTTATACGCGGCTATGCCGCCAGACACGCCAACGACAATGTTTTTACTCACGAGGGTCAGGGTGTCCTAGCCCTCGGTGTGGTCCAGCAGCCGTTCATTGATCTCGCCCAGGGCGATGGTCAACGGCTTTGCACGCTTCTGCGGATTGATCAGCGGACCAACGAATTCGAACACGCCTTCGTCTGCCTGCTGGTAGTAGCTATTAATCTGGCGGGCGCGCTTCGCGGCGAAAATCACCAGAGCGTACTTGGAGGAGACTTTATCCAAAAGCTCGTCAATGGGCGGTTCGGTAATGCCGACTGGGGCATCGAAAACGTCCTGGTTGTTGGCAGTCACGTGAGTCACTTGCACCTTTTCAACAGTGTCTACAATGATGAATAAATTTACGAACCGAGCAGGATCGCACGAAGCTCCGCAACCGCTTGATCCATATCGTCGTTGACCACAATGTGGTCGAACTCGTCTTGCGCCGCCAATTCACCACGGGCGGTTTCCAGCCGGCGGGCAATAACGTCTTCAGATTCGGTACCACGGCCGGTAAGCCGCTGCACCAAAACCTCCCATGAAGGAGGGGCCAAAAACACGGAATGTGCCTCCGGCATTTCGCGGACAACGTTGCGGGCACCAACGAGGTCAACCTCAACGAGAACGGGTCGCCCCACCGCTAGGGCCTCGCGAACAGGTCCGGCTGGGGTGCCAGAGCGCTGCAACCCGCCGTGGATATCAGCCCATTCGAGCATTTCTCCACGATCAATCTTATCCTGAAACTCCTCGGTAGAAACGAAGAAGTAATCACGACCTTCCACCTCGCCGGGACGGGGCTTACGGGTGGTCATGGAGACGCTGAAATACAGCCCCGGGATTTCATCGCGCAACCGCGCGACAACCGTGGATTTTCCCACGGCGGAAGGGCCAACCAACACTACGAGGCGGCCCAACGAACTGGCTGCAGACAATACTTAGTCCTCGTCGCTAAAGCCGAAACGCTCCAGCAAAGCGCGGCGCTGACGATCACCTAGGCCACGGAGACGACGAGTCTGGGCGATTTCCAGCTCATCCATAATCTCCTTAGCCTTCACTTTGCCTACCTTCGGCATCGCCTCAAGCAATGCCGACACCTTAGTCTTACCGATGATTTCGTCGGTTTGAGCCTGGGCCAATACCTCCTTGAGGTTGGTGCCACCGCGCTTGAGCTTTTCCTTCAGCTCTGCACGTGCCTTGCGGGCCTCAGCGGCCTTCGCGAGGGCTTCCTTGCGCTGCTCGTCGGTCAACTTGGGAAGGGCCACGGGGTTCCTCCGATTCAAATAAACGGTCAATGTTCTTTCGGTAATGTCTACCAGATTTCGGCGGCCTACAGAACACCTGCAGACAACCGAGCCGGGATCAGCATAGCACTATCTCGGAAAAGTCAAAGGTGGGCATGCCGAAATCCCACGTCATTGAGGTCCAGATTACCAACTTTTCTCCGAGAATCTACCTGGGAAAACCCGGAAAGCTCGCGGCTTGTTCGGCAACGGATTTCCGCAGGTCAGCCACATGTGGGCCCGCCAACAAAATCCCGCGAGACATATTTGGGAAGACCAAATGTTCGATGCCTTGAGCGAGTTCGCTCACATCTTGGGCGGTGGCGCCCTGCGCTCCAACCCCAGGCATCAAGACGGGTCCACGAAGATGTTTCAGCTCGGGCGTGTCGGCAAGCGTAGCACCAACGACGACACCAATATTGCCCACACCACTATGACGGGCATTATCGCGAGCTGCAAAATCCACTATCTGTTGGCTAAGCGTTGTCCCGTCAACGTTCGTACAGTCCTGCACGGCACGCCCCTCCGGGTTGGAGGTTGCGGCCAATACAAACACTCCTCTGCCGGTGCGCTCAGCAAGAGTTAACGCCGGCTCCAGCGCGCCATAGCCCAGGTATGGGGAAACTGTGAGCGCATCAGAAACCAACGGGGAATCATCAGACAACCAGGCCGCTGCATAGGCGGCCATCGTGGAGCCAATATCGCCGCGTTTGGCATCCGCCACCACCAAGGCACCCTGTGCGCGCAGCGCGGCTATCGTACGCTCCAGCACCGCAAAACCTGCGGAACCGAAAGCCTCATAAAAGGCCACCTGCGGTTTCACCAGCGCTACGGTATCCCCAAACGCCTCCACACAGGCCCGCGAAAACTCCTCCAGGCCCGCAACGTTGACGGGTAAACCCCATTGCTGCAACAGTGCTGGGTGCGGGTCTATGCCCACGCAGAGGCGGCTGCGGGAGGCCGCGGCGTCGAGAAGCGCTTCGCCGAACGTCATGAGTAATCCAACTCCTGCAACGGGCAGACGGTGAGTTCGCCGGCGCGCAACGCCTCAATGCCCTGCACGGCCGCCGTCACCCCCTGCACAGTGGTCACCAGCGGAATACCCATGGTCACGGCGGCCGCACGGATGTCGTAACCATCGTGGCGAGCGCCCGAAGAACCCGCAGGTGTGTTCAAGATAAGGTCGACCTCGCCATTGTGAATACGGTCGACAATGGAAACGCCTTCCCCTTCCGCCTTGACGTCCGATTGCTTCAGCACGGTTTCACATGCGACGCCGTTCCGGCGCAACATCCCAGCCGTGCCCGACGTGGCCAACATGGTAAAGCCCAGGGACGCCAAACGCTGGATGGGGAAGATCAAGGTGCGCTTATCGCGATTGGCCACGGAAACGAACACAGTTCCGCTCGTGGGCAACGCGCCAAACGCGCCCGCCTCCGCCTTTGCATAGGCCGCGCCGAAATTATCGGCCAGGCCCATGACCTCGCCCGTTGACTTCATTTCTGGGCTCAGCAGCGAATCCAACATGGTGCCGTCGGGACGGCGGAAACGATGGAACGGAAGTACGGCTTCCTTGACGGCAATCGGGGCGTCGAGAGGCAGCGAACCGCCGTCGTAATCGGTGGGAATCATGCCCTCCGCGCGCAACTCCGCCAACGTCGCGCCCAGCATAATGCGGGAAGCCGCCTTGGCCAGCGGAGTGCCTGTCGCCTTCGACACAAACGGCACGGTACGAGACGCACGCGGGTTCGCCTCGATCACATACAGAATGTCGTCCTTCAGTGCGAACTGCACGTTCATCAGGCCGCGCACACCGATACCATGTGCGAGCGCCTCAGTGGACCGGCGGACCTTTTCAATATCCCCCGCGCCGAGCGTCATCGGGGGCAGGGCGCAGGCCGAGTCGCCGGAGTGAATACCGGCCTCCTCGATGTGCTCCATCACGCCCGCCAAATACACCTCGGTGCCGTCGCAGAGGGCGTCCACGTCGATCTCGATGGCGTTGTCTAGGAAGCGGTCTACAAGCACCGGGTGATCGCTGGTGATCTCGGTTGCACGTTCGATGTAATCGCGGAGCGAAGACTGGTCATAGACGATCTCCATGCCGCGGCCGCCGAGCACATAGGAGGGGCGAACCAACACCGGGTAGCCGATGCGCTCCGCCACCTGACGGGCCTCATCAAAGCTGGTGGCGGTGCCGAACGCGGGGGCGGGCAACTGGGCGGCGCGCAACACCTCGCCGAACTCGCCGCGATCCTCCGCAAGGTTGATGGCCTCCGGGCTGGTGCCCACCACCGGAACGCCCGCATCGCGCAAACGTTCGGCGAGACCGAGGGGCGTTTGACCGCCCAATTGGACGATCACGCCGGCGACGGTGCCGGACTGGGATTCGGCGTGGTACACCTCCATAACGTCCTCGAAGGTGAGCGGCTCAAAGTACAGGCGATCGGCCGTATCGTAGTCCGTGGACACGGTCTCCGGGTTGCAGTTCACCATTACCGTTTCAAAGCCCACCCGGGACAATTCGAGGGCGGCGTGGACGCACGAATAATCGAACTCAATGCCCTGGCCGATGCGGTTCGGGCCGGAGCCGAGGATGATCACCTTTTCCTTTTCGGTCTGCGGGGTGACCTCCGACTCCGCCGCCGGATCCAGCTCGTAAGCCGAGTAGTGGTACGGCGTCTTGGCCTCAAACTCCGCCGCGCAAGTATCCACCGTTTTAAACACGGGGCGGATGCCCAACGACCAGCGCAGGCGGCGCACCCCGTCCTCGCCTGCGAACTCGGGGCGCAACACGGCGATCTGGCGGTCCGACAGGCCGAAGAACTTCGCGCGGCGCAGCAATTGCTCGCTGAGCACGGGGGCTTCGACGAGTTCGGCGCGGAACTCCACCAGCGCCTGCAGCTCGGCGAGGAACCACGGGTCGATGCCGGAAGCCTCGTACACGTCTTCGATGCTGGCGCCGAGGCGCAGGGCCAGCTCGGCATCGTACAAACGCCCCTCGGTCGGGCGGCGCAGATCCTCCAAAATGGCGGCAACGTCGGTGGCTTTATCGCCGGCAAAGGACTCGTCTGGGACGGTCCAGAAACCGGCCTGCTTGTTTTCCAGCGAGCGCAGCACCTTGCCCAGCGCCGCGATATAGTTGCGGCCGAGCGACATGGCCTCGCCCACGGATTTCATGGTGGTAGTGAGCGTATCGTCCGCGCCGGTGAACTTTTCAAACGCGAAGCGCGGCGCCTTCACCACCACATAATCGAGCGTAGGTTCGAAAGCGGCGGGGGTGACGCCCGTGATGTCATTGGTGATCTCGTCCAAGGTGTAGCCGATGGCCAGCTTCGCCGCGATCTTGGCGATCGGGAAGCCGGTGGCCTTGGAAGCCAACGCCGAAGACCGGGACACGCGCGGGTTCATTTCGATGGTGATAATGCGGCCATCGCGCGGATTAATGGCGAACTGGATATTGCAGCCGCCGGTATCCACGCCCACCTCGCGCAGAATCGCGATGCCCTGCGTGCGCAGCTTTTGGAACTCACGGTCGGTCAGCGTCATGGCCGGGGCGACGGTCACCGAGTCGCCGGTGTGCACGCCGAGGGCGTCCACGTTTTCGATGGAACACACGACGACGACGTTATCCTTGGCGTCGCGCATAAGCTCCAGCTCGAACTCTTTCCAGCCGAGGATCGACTCCTCGATCAGCACATTGGCCTCCGGGGATGCGGCCAGGCCACCACCGGCGATACGTTCGAGGTCTTCGTCGGTATAAGCAAGACCGGAACCCAACCCGCCCATGGTGAATGAAGGCCGCACCACCACCGGCAAGCCCAGCTCAGCGACGGTTTCGCGCACCTCCTCCATGTTGTGGCACACGCGAGAGCGGGCGGATTCGCCGCCGACGCGGGCGACAATATCTTTGAACTTCTGCCGATCTTCGCCGCGTTCGATCGCCTCGATATCCGCGCCGATCAGCTCCACGTTGTACTTTTTCAGGGAGCCGCGACGGTCCAGCGCGATCGCCGTATTCAACGCGGTTTGCCCGCCGAGGGTGGCCAGCACGGCGTCGATAGGATGCCCGGCCGCGATCTCCGCTTCAAAAATCTTTTCTATGTATTCCGGCTGGATCGGCTCCACATAAGTGTGGTCCGCAAACTCCGGGTCGGTCATGATCGTCGCCGGGTTCGAGTTAATCAGCGTGACCCGCATGCCCTCCTCTTTGAGGACCCGGCAGGCCTGCGTCCCGGAATAATCGAATTCGCAAGCTTGGCCGATCACAATAGGGCCGGAACCGATCACCAGGACATGTGAAATATCTGTGCGCTTGGGCATGGTGAATTACCTTTCCTGGTTTCCTAGTGTGCGGCCTTGCGGGCGGCCATAATCTCGATAAAACGATCGAACAACGGGTTCGCATCGTGGGGGCCTGCGGCGGCTTCCGGGTGGTACTGCACCGAATACGCGTTGCCGCTATCCAGCGCGACGCCTTCCACCACCTCATCGTTCAAACACACGTGCGTAACGCGTGCGGGCCCGAAATCGGTGGAAAATTGCTGCCCACGCTCCCCCTTCAGCGCGAAGCCGTGGTTTTGCGAGGTGATCTCCACCTTGCCTTTAGCCAGGTCCAGCACGGGCACGTTAATGCCGCGGTGTCCGAACTTCATTTTGTATGTTTCCAGGCCCAGCGCGCGGCCTAGGATTTGGTTGCCAAAGCAGATGCCAAAGAACGGGATATCCGCGGCGAGCACGTCACGCACCACGGCCACCATTTCATCCGCAGTGGCCGGGTCGCCGGGCCCGTTAGATACGAACACACCGTCGGGACGGTAGCCGACGATCTCCGCGTACGGGGTATTGGCGGGCACCACCACGCACCGCACCCCGCGCGCACTGAAATTGCGTATCGAATTTGTTTTCACACCCATGTCGTACGCGACCACCGTGTACTTCTCTTCGCCACTCGGCGGAACCTCGTACACACTATCGGTAGTCACCTCGCGCGCAAGGTCGGCGCCAGCCATGGCCGGTTGCGCCTGCACCTCAGCGAGCAGGTCCTCCAGGGGGCGCGCGGCGTCGGCACCCGAAAAAATACCCGCAGCCACCGAACCATGATTGCGCAGGTGCCGCACCAGGGCCCGCGTATCGACGCCGCGAATGCCGACGATGTCTTGCGCGACCATCTCCTCCGCCAATGTGCGCTTCGAACGCCAGTTGGATACGCGGTGGGCGAGGTCGCGGATAATCACGCCCGCCACCCAGATGCGATCGCCCCGGGATTCGCCATCTTCATCGTTCCAACCGGTATTGCCAATCTGCGGTGCCGTAAACGTCACCAGCTGGCGGTGGAAGGAGGGATCGGTCATGGTTTCCTGGTAGCCGGTCATCGCGGTGGTAAACACGGCCTCGCCGAGGCGGGTACCAACGGCACCGAACGCCTCGCCCTGGAACACGCGACCGTCAGCCAACACAAGGTACGCCGGCTGGTTGCTGGTGGAAGGAGTCACGGAGTCGCCTTTCAAACGGGTGTTCATTATTGTTGTGCCTCAGTTCGCGGCGCCGAGGCGGTGCCGTGCTCGCACGTGACGTGGCCGCGCAGCACGGTGTGCACGACCTTGGTGTGGAATTCCATCCCCTCGTACGGCGTGTTTTCGGATTTCGATGCCATCGCCTCGCCGGAGGCCACCCAGGTGCAATCCGGATCCACCACCGTCAGGTTGGCCGGCTCCCCCACCGCGATCGGACGCCCGTGCCCCGGCAAACGCACGATCTCGCACGGACGTTCGCTCATCACCTTGGCCACCCAGCGCCAATCGGCGAGCCCGGTGCGCACGAAAGTATCGGCGATAATTGCGAGCGAGGTTTCCAAGCCCAGCATCCCGGGGCGCGCATGTTCGAATTCGCAGCACTTTTCCTCGGAGCCGTGCGGGGCATGGTCGGTGGCCACGCAATCGATCACGCCATCGAGAAGCGCCTGGCGCAGCGCCACCGTGTCGTGCGTCTCCCGCAGCGGCGGGTTCACGCGGTTCACGCCGTCATAACTGTACAAACGTTCGTCCGTGAGGATGAGGTGGTGCGGGGTCACCTCCGCCGTCATCGGAATGCCACGCTCCTTGGCCCAGGTAACCAATTCCACGGAGCCGACGGTGGAGGCGTGGCAGATATGCACGCGCCCGCCGTAGTCGCGGGCCAGCAGCGCATCGCGCGCCACGATGGATTCCTCGGCGGCGCGCGGCCACCCACGCAACCCAAGGCGCGCGGCGTGTTCGCCTTCGTGTGCTACCGCGCCTTCGGTGAGCCGGGGTTCCTCACAGTGTTGCGCAAGCAGCACGTCCTGGCCGCGCGAATATTCGATCGCCCGGCGCATGATCTGCGGGTTATCCACGCACTTGCCGTCATCGGAAAACATGCGCACCTTAGCGGCAGATTGCGCCATCATGCCGAACTCCGTGAGCTCCTTGCCCGCCAGACCCTTGGTAATGGAACCGACCGGGTGCACATCGCACAAGCCGATGGCCTGGCCCTTGTACCACACGGATTCGGCGATCACCGGCTGGTCCAAAACCGGCTGGGTATTGGCCATGGTAAACACCGCCGTAAACCCGCCCTGAGCTGCGGCGGCGGACCCGGTGGCAATGGTTTCTGTGTCTTCGCGGCCGGGCTCGCGCAAGTGCACGTGGATGTCCACCAAACCGGGCAACAGCACGTTTCCGCCGCCGTCGAGCACGCGGTCTGCGGTGGTGTCGGCCGCGGCGTCGAGATCCGCGATCACGCCGTCTTGCACCAGTACGTTGACCGCCTCGCCTTCCCCGTAGGGGCGGACATTGCGGATTAATAGGGTGCCGGTTGCGGCCGGGCCGAGCGTACCGGTTTCGGGATATTCAATCATCTTTTCCCCTTGAAGTTTGCGGTAGTTACAGTGCGGGGGAACCGACACCGATAATCAGATTAAACAGCACAGCCATGCGAACATGGACGCCATTGGAGACCTGCTGCAGGATCGCGGTTTGCGGAGCGTCGGCCACGGCATCGTTGATTTCCATGCCGCGCAACATGGGCCCGGGGTGCATCACGATGGCGTGCTCAGGCAGGCTCGCCAGCCGCTGCTTGGACAGCCCGTACAGCGTCGCGTATTCCCGATGCGAGGGGAAGAACCCGCCCAACATACGTTCTTGTTGCACCCGCAGCATCATCACCACATCGGCGTCGCGGATTTCCTCGTCCATGGCGTACGTCGCTCGCACCGGCCACGTATCGACGCCCGTCGGGAGCAACGTCGGCGGCGCCACCAGCACCACCTCAGCACCCAAGGCGGACAACAAATCTACATTCGAACGGACCACGCGGGAATGCAGGCAATCCCCCACGATCACCACTTTGCGGTCGGTGATATTGCCAAGGCGCTGGCGCATCGTCACGGCGTCGAGAAGCGCCTGGGTGGGGTGCTGGTGGGAGCCGTCGCCGGCATTGATCACGCTGGGTCCGTCCAGCCAGCCGGCGACCTGCTGCGCCGCGCCCGAGGACGGGTGGCGCATCACGATCGCATCGGCACCGATTGCGTGCAAAGTAGCGGCGGTATCGCGCAGCGACTCGCCCTTTTTCACGCTCGAGGAGGAGGCGGAAATATTGATCACATCGGCGCTCATCCACTTCCCCGCCGTCTCAAATGAAGACCGGGTACGCGTGGAGTTTTCATAGAACAAAGTAAACACCGTGCGGCCGCGAAGCGTGGGGAGTTTTTTCACCTCCCGATCCAGCAATGCCTCGCGGAACCTATCTGCCTCATCCATGATGTGGAGGATCTCGTCTTTGCTTAAATCCGAGATCGAAAGCAAATGTTTCACAATAAGCTTCCTATTCGCTACGGGTAAGAGTCACTGCATCACGGCCATCAATTTCGGCGAAGGAAACCGCGATATCTTCGGCGCGGGAGGTGGGCAGGTTTTTACCCACATAATCGGCGCGAATTGGCAATTGCCGGTGCCCGCGATCCACAAACACCGCGAGTTGGATTTGCTCCGGGCGGCCGATATCGCGCAATGCATCGAGGGCGGCGCGGATGGTGCGGCCGGAATACAACACATCGTCCACAAGAATGACCGTGGCACCATCTATCCCGGAATCCGGGATCGTGGTTGGGCGCAATGCGCGCCGCGGGTGCGTGCGCAAATCATCGCGGTACAGCGTGATATCCAAAGCCCCTACGGGCACCTCAACCCCCGAGAATTCCTGAATCTTTGCGGCCAATCGTTTAGCCAATGGCACGCCGCCGGAGGGAATACCCAACAGCATGACGGTGCCGGCGTCGGCGGAATCCAACGCCGTTTTTTCAATAATTTGGTGCGCGATGCGTGCGACGGTTCGGCCCACATCGTCTGCACTCAGCAACTCCGTTGTGGCCAAATTGTCTTGCTCCATCGTGACCTCCTTCCCCGCCTCTCGGTGCGGTCCGTTAAAGGATGTCTCCCATTGTGTTAAGAACTGCGAACAACCTTATCATTGCCGCGTGCGGCATCGCTATACAGCTTGGTGCTACCGCGCACCGTCGGTTGCGCACTTCGAAATAGCCCGGGCGGCGGTCGCACACGTGGGGTTTTCCGCTACTTCGGCACGGCGACGGAACGCGCAAAGGTCTATGCTTGAGTGACATCGCAGCGCCAACCCCGGAGGGGACTATCGTCGTGAGTCACACCGCGCAACACTTCGTTCCACACGCCCCAGAGGTGGTTTGGGATTGGTTGTCCCGCCCCGGGGCCGTAGTTCGCCTCGCGCCCAAGTTTGTGCCCATGGTCCCGATCGAAGAGCCCAAGCGCCTCGCCGACGGCACCACCGTGTTTTCGCTGCCCGCCGGCCTGCGCTGGGTGTCCCGCTACAACCTGGTGGACTATGTGCCCGGCCAGCGCGCCACCAGCCTGTGCATCAAGGCCCCGCTCAAGGCGCTGTCGAATTGGCGGCACACGCACACCCTCACCCCGCAGGGCGATGGCACGCTGATTACGGAAGAAGTGCACACGAATATGCCCACCTCTTCCGTGGAGGCGATGCTGGCGTACCGGCAACACCAGCTGGTTTCGGACCTCGCCACCTTGCAAGCCCTCGGCCCGCTGAACGCCAAGCCCAAGGTCATCGCGATGACCGGCACGCACGGCCTAGTGGGCCGCTCGCTGCGGGCGCTGCTGACCACCTCCGGGCATCGCGTGATTTCGCTGGTTCGGGATTTGGAGGAGCCCTCCACCACGCCTGGGGCGATCAATCGCACCGCCGAGGACCAGCGCCTGTGGGATCCGGTTTCCCCCGCCCTAGACCTGCTGGAAGGCGTGGATTGCCTGGTGCATTTGGCGGGCGAACCGCTCGTCGGCAGGTTTCATGAGGAGCACCGACGCGCTATTCGCGCATCCCGCGTGGGGCCGACAGCTGCGCTGGCACGCCGGGCGGCCGCGTCGTCGACATGCACGGTAATGGTGTGCGCCTCGGCGATCGGCTACTACGGGCATGAACACTCGGACACGCCGGTGGACGAAACAGCGCCCAAGGGGGAAGGTTTCCTCGCGGACGTCACCGCCGATTGGGAGGACGCCTGCTCGCCCGCCGTGGATGCCGGAGTGCGGGTGGTCAGCGTGCGCACCGGGGTGACGTTAAGTAGTTGGGGCGGCATCCTTCCAATCGTGCGCACCTTGTTCTCGACGGGCTTAGGTGGGCATGTTGGCTCGGGTGAGCACAGATTGTCATGGATTTCTTTGGACGATTTAACGGATATTTATCGTCTCGCAATTTTGGACGAATCCTTGGTCGGTCCGATCAACGCCGTGGCGCCAAGCCCGATCACGCATCGAGATTTCTCGCGGGAGCTCGGATCGCAGATGGGACGGCCTTCTATCATTCCAATTCCCAGTTTCGGGCCGCGGCTCTTGCTTGGTTCTCAGGGCGCTCAAGAGTTGGTTTTAGCTGATCACAATGTGTGCTCATCCGTACTTACGAGCGAATTCCGGCACCCGACTATCGATAGTGCGCTGGCCCACGAGTTGGGTGGCGAAGGCTTCCGAGATGCGTCGGACACGATAGGCTAAACCTGTGACTGATTCTGAACCCACCGCCGTAACCCTCGATCGCGTTGCGGAAATATTCCAGGCTGAGAAGCTTGAATACATTCCCGAAGAGGAAGGTTTGCTGCGCACGGGCTTCCCTAACGCCGCAGTGAGCCTTGTCATCGAAGGCGATTATTTGCTTTTCGACGCCGCGTGGCGCGGCACCCCACCCAGCGGCGACGCCCCTATTATCCTCGGCGCCGTCAACGAGTGGAACTTGACGCAGATGATGCCAAGCCTGAGTTTCAGTGAAATCACTGAAGGTAGTCTGAATCTGCGGGCACATCGTGGTTTGTATATCGGTCACGGCGCGACGCGCAATCAAATCGGCGCGTTTGTCATGTCCGCAATCGAAAATACCCGGTCGTGTTTTCACTGGCTGGAAACTCAGTTTCCGCAGTATGTTACGTGGGAGGAAGCCGAATGATCAGCGCCGTAACCTTAGAGCGGGTGCGCAGTGCCATGCAATATTTCGGCATCGAACTCGCCCCGCATGAAGAGATCGCCACGGCGAACCTGAATGGCTACCCCGTGACCTTCGCGGTGATCGGCCGCGCGATCCTGATTGTGCGGGCGGATTGCACCACGGACGAACCCGTTGCGGATGGCAATCCCGCCAAATTCTTAGCCTGCAATCATTTCAATGCTTTTAATTTTCAATGCAAGGCGGCGATTATGGACCGCATTGAAAACATTGTGATTCGCACCGAATGCGAAATCATGGTGGCGGCCGGAATGACCGACGATCAATTGCGCGCCGCCCTTAAGGAGTCTGTGGACCACATTCTCCAAGCCCAGAAAGCAATCGCCCAACTCGCAGATTCAATGTCTTAATGCTTACCCCAAATCCTCTTTCCCGTGTCGTTGCTTGGTTAAACCGCGAAGGAATGCGGTTTGAATTGATTGGCGAAACCGTCCGCGTGCGCTCGCAACGCTGGCATGTGGATTTCTCCTACGATGCCACGCTGGACCAGCTCAAAGCGCTGTGCACGTGGGAGGGCAAACCAAGATACGAAAACCTCGACGAATTCATCACCTTTATCACCGACTGGAACTACGAACTCCTGCAGCCGACGGCAATCCTGGAAACCCCCACCCCCACCACCATGGAACTCCGCGGCCGCATTACCCTGCCCAACGCCTCCCTACTGCCGGGCACAAACATCGCGACCTTTGCCATGATGTCCTGGATCATGTGCCAACACCTCATGCTCACCGTGGAATGCTCGCTGCCCGGCGGCAAACTTGGCCTGGCCAACGCCAATCCGTTCCTGATCCAGCCCGAAACGCTGCGCCGAATGGGGCCCGCTTCATGAGGGCCATCAACCTCGCGCGGGTGGCCACCGCCTTTAAAAACATCGGCGTGGAAACGGAGCTCGATTCCAATCAGCTCAATATCATCCAGCTGCGCGTACCCATCGCCGCCTCCGTGGAATCCGGCCAACTCCTCGTCTTGGCGGCCGACTGGGACCTGGAACTTGATAACACCCCTGAGCTGCAGCGCGACCTATTCTTCCGCATCAACGATTTCCACCGCAAATACACCCGCATCAAAATCGCGATGGATACCGAGAACGAACACGCCGTCCTATCATTTTTCGACGTAATCTCCTGCCACCCCGGGCTCAGCGACAGCCTCCTCGAACTCACCCTGCAAAGCAGCCTCGGCGGATTAATCCACGCCGCCTACGAACTCAGCTCCCAAATCCCCGGCGCCGATGTCAGCCCCGCCCCC
Proteins encoded:
- the pyrF gene encoding orotidine-5'-phosphate decarboxylase: MTFGEALLDAAASRSRLCVGIDPHPALLQQWGLPVNVAGLEEFSRACVEAFGDTVALVKPQVAFYEAFGSAGFAVLERTIAALRAQGALVVADAKRGDIGSTMAAYAAAWLSDDSPLVSDALTVSPYLGYGALEPALTLAERTGRGVFVLAATSNPEGRAVQDCTNVDGTTLSQQIVDFAARDNARHSGVGNIGVVVGATLADTPELKHLRGPVLMPGVGAQGATAQDVSELAQGIEHLVFPNMSRGILLAGPHVADLRKSVAEQAASFPGFPR
- the gmk gene encoding guanylate kinase, translated to MSAASSLGRLVVLVGPSAVGKSTVVARLRDEIPGLYFSVSMTTRKPRPGEVEGRDYFFVSTEEFQDKIDRGEMLEWADIHGGLQRSGTPAGPVREALAVGRPVLVEVDLVGARNVVREMPEAHSVFLAPPSWEVLVQRLTGRGTESEDVIARRLETARGELAAQDEFDHIVVNDDMDQAVAELRAILLGS
- the rpoZ gene encoding DNA-directed RNA polymerase subunit omega: MTHVTANNQDVFDAPVGITEPPIDELLDKVSSKYALVIFAAKRARQINSYYQQADEGVFEFVGPLINPQKRAKPLTIALGEINERLLDHTEG
- the carA gene encoding glutamine-hydrolyzing carbamoyl-phosphate synthase small subunit, producing the protein MNTRLKGDSVTPSTSNQPAYLVLADGRVFQGEAFGAVGTRLGEAVFTTAMTGYQETMTDPSFHRQLVTFTAPQIGNTGWNDEDGESRGDRIWVAGVIIRDLAHRVSNWRSKRTLAEEMVAQDIVGIRGVDTRALVRHLRNHGSVAAGIFSGADAARPLEDLLAEVQAQPAMAGADLAREVTTDSVYEVPPSGEEKYTVVAYDMGVKTNSIRNFSARGVRCVVVPANTPYAEIVGYRPDGVFVSNGPGDPATADEMVAVVRDVLAADIPFFGICFGNQILGRALGLETYKMKFGHRGINVPVLDLAKGKVEITSQNHGFALKGERGQQFSTDFGPARVTHVCLNDEVVEGVALDSGNAYSVQYHPEAAAGPHDANPLFDRFIEIMAARKAAH
- the mihF gene encoding integration host factor, actinobacterial type; amino-acid sequence: MALPKLTDEQRKEALAKAAEARKARAELKEKLKRGGTNLKEVLAQAQTDEIIGKTKVSALLEAMPKVGKVKAKEIMDELEIAQTRRLRGLGDRQRRALLERFGFSDED
- the carB gene encoding carbamoyl-phosphate synthase large subunit is translated as MPKRTDISHVLVIGSGPIVIGQACEFDYSGTQACRVLKEEGMRVTLINSNPATIMTDPEFADHTYVEPIQPEYIEKIFEAEIAAGHPIDAVLATLGGQTALNTAIALDRRGSLKKYNVELIGADIEAIERGEDRQKFKDIVARVGGESARSRVCHNMEEVRETVAELGLPVVVRPSFTMGGLGSGLAYTDEDLERIAGGGLAASPEANVLIEESILGWKEFELELMRDAKDNVVVVCSIENVDALGVHTGDSVTVAPAMTLTDREFQKLRTQGIAILREVGVDTGGCNIQFAINPRDGRIITIEMNPRVSRSSALASKATGFPIAKIAAKLAIGYTLDEITNDITGVTPAAFEPTLDYVVVKAPRFAFEKFTGADDTLTTTMKSVGEAMSLGRNYIAALGKVLRSLENKQAGFWTVPDESFAGDKATDVAAILEDLRRPTEGRLYDAELALRLGASIEDVYEASGIDPWFLAELQALVEFRAELVEAPVLSEQLLRRAKFFGLSDRQIAVLRPEFAGEDGVRRLRWSLGIRPVFKTVDTCAAEFEAKTPYHYSAYELDPAAESEVTPQTEKEKVIILGSGPNRIGQGIEFDYSCVHAALELSRVGFETVMVNCNPETVSTDYDTADRLYFEPLTFEDVMEVYHAESQSGTVAGVIVQLGGQTPLGLAERLRDAGVPVVGTSPEAINLAEDRGEFGEVLRAAQLPAPAFGTATSFDEARQVAERIGYPVLVRPSYVLGGRGMEIVYDQSSLRDYIERATEITSDHPVLVDRFLDNAIEIDVDALCDGTEVYLAGVMEHIEEAGIHSGDSACALPPMTLGAGDIEKVRRSTEALAHGIGVRGLMNVQFALKDDILYVIEANPRASRTVPFVSKATGTPLAKAASRIMLGATLAELRAEGMIPTDYDGGSLPLDAPIAVKEAVLPFHRFRRPDGTMLDSLLSPEMKSTGEVMGLADNFGAAYAKAEAGAFGALPTSGTVFVSVANRDKRTLIFPIQRLASLGFTMLATSGTAGMLRRNGVACETVLKQSDVKAEGEGVSIVDRIHNGEVDLILNTPAGSSGARHDGYDIRAAAVTMGIPLVTTVQGVTAAVQGIEALRAGELTVCPLQELDYS